A region from the Nostoc sp. HK-01 genome encodes:
- a CDS encoding serine/threonine protein kinase with two-component sensor domain has protein sequence MVTVNTTPIIPGYKISSQLYAGSRTQVYRAIRESDQLPVVIKLLTSEYPTFQELLQLRNQYTISKNLNIVGIIQPLSLETYHNSYILVMADTGGIALREYMQTHPLSLTEFLSIALQLTTSLHELHQNRVIHKDIKPANILIHPQTKQIQLIDFSIASLLPKETQEIKNPNVLEGTLAYISPEQTGRMNRAIDYRSDYYSLGVTFYELLTGELPFNSTDPMELVHCHLAKMPTVIGNRKEIPQVLSDIVLKLMAKNAEDRYQSALGLKHDLELCLAQLQDTGVITDFLIAERDVCDRFLIPEKLYGRETEVNRLLQAFERVANGISEMMLVAGFSGIGKTAVINEVHKPITRQQGYFIKGKFDQFNRNIPFSAFVQALRDLMGQLLSESDAKLVQWRSQILEVIGENGQVLIEVIPELERVIGKQPPAPSLSGTAAQNRFNLLFQKFIAVLTTVEHPLVIFLDDLQWADLASFGLIKLLMEEKNYLLLLGAYRNNEVSPSHPLMLMVEEMKKAGTTINTITLAPLTEQDTNQLVADTLRCKTERAQPLTKLIERKTQGNPFFITQFLKALYEDGEITFNHQQGYWECDITQIRALSLTDDVVKFVAKQLQKLPEATQNVLQLAACIGNAFDLNTLAIVSQQSVTATATALWKALQEGLILPQSELYKFYLSNTQANGNNSHIKNVTYRFLHDRIQQAAYYLIPKDQKAATHYQIGQLLLQHTDKAELEEKIFDLVNQFKLGIDLVNTQEQKYLAELNLIAGRRAKMATAYATSVQYYAAARKLLANDHWQESYNLMLAIYTEATEAAYLNTDFEQMEQLSKIVLSKVNNIWDSVPIYEIKIQACIAQNQLRLGLDISVAVLHQLGINLPTQPTYQDINQALEKTHSVLVGKTTAELLDLSLMTDTRAHAAMRILSSTFGAAYNGCPEMLPLIICEQVNLSIQHGNTALSAFAYASYGLILCAFTSAVETSYEFGQLALNLMDKLCAQQLRAKIEAVFNNCIRHWQDPLTATLTSLLQGYQSGWETGDLEWAVWCIFGYSFHSYCAGKELTVLEQELATYSKAIAQLKQTTALNYQKTYHQATLNLLGCSETPYLLIGDVYNEDLMLPRHQEVNDRPAVYHAKINKLILCYLFGEYEQAIAEAAIAAQYLDGVPGLFVSVLLPFYDALAQLAMLNQGFEGEASASLERVQLHQAKLQQWADLVPQNHLHKFNLVEAERCRVLGKPYVAMELYDQAIAKAKANNYIQEEALANELAAKFYLNWHKEKVAAGYMQEAYYCYAHWGAKAKTDDLEKRYPHLLRPILQKTTQNWNPLDTLASMANPNVVIHSSLTTSLSSSSSINTTLDFAAILKASQTISGKIQLNELLHQLTQIILQNSGGDRCALILLNNQGEWLLRAIATPENTELFAEPLEGHPNLPVKLIQYVKNTQEIVVIDELKTNLPVIDEYLRQQQPKSLLCLPIINQGHLMGILYLKNHNTSGVFTSDRILILNFLCIQAAISLENARLYQQIENYSCILEAEVEQKTQALNQKAQDLEQTLTKLQQTQAQLIHTEKMSSLGQLVAGIAHEINNPVSFIKGNITYTKGYFQDMMSLLTLYQQEYPEPSPAIKTKSQAIEIDFLFQDVNKVLESMDVGSDRISQIVLSLRNFSRVDEAGIKLVDLHSGIESTLLILQHRFQYAANQPEIQIVKEYSNLPLVNCYPSHLNQVFLNIINNAIDAIRDNFQCGEKPQIRIRTELINNQRLRIAITNTDSTIPVDIQNRIFEPFFTTKPIGRGTGLGLFVSYSIIQQHHGTLTVRSHPTKETEFEIILPINFVE, from the coding sequence ATGGTGACAGTAAACACTACCCCCATCATTCCCGGATATAAAATAAGCTCGCAGCTGTACGCAGGCTCCAGAACCCAAGTATATCGGGCTATCCGCGAATCAGATCAACTTCCAGTCGTCATCAAGCTATTAACCTCAGAATACCCTACCTTTCAAGAACTACTGCAACTCCGCAATCAATACACCATTAGCAAAAATCTCAACATTGTCGGCATTATTCAGCCATTATCATTAGAAACATATCACAACAGTTATATTCTGGTGATGGCAGATACAGGGGGAATCGCATTACGCGAATATATGCAAACTCATCCCCTCTCCCTGACAGAATTTTTGAGTATTGCCCTTCAACTAACCACCAGTCTCCATGAATTACATCAAAATCGAGTGATTCATAAAGATATTAAACCCGCAAATATCTTAATTCATCCCCAAACAAAACAAATCCAACTGATAGACTTTAGCATCGCTTCATTACTACCAAAAGAAACCCAAGAAATCAAAAATCCCAATGTTTTGGAAGGAACTTTAGCTTATATCTCTCCAGAACAAACCGGGAGAATGAACCGTGCCATTGACTACCGGAGTGATTATTATTCTTTGGGAGTGACATTCTATGAATTGTTAACCGGAGAATTACCATTTAATAGCACTGACCCAATGGAGTTGGTGCATTGTCATTTAGCGAAAATGCCAACAGTAATCGGGAACAGGAAAGAAATTCCCCAAGTGCTTTCAGATATTGTGTTGAAATTAATGGCGAAAAATGCCGAGGATAGATATCAAAGTGCTTTGGGATTAAAGCATGATTTAGAACTTTGTTTAGCGCAACTCCAAGATACAGGAGTAATTACAGATTTTCTCATCGCTGAACGGGATGTTTGCGATCGCTTCTTAATTCCCGAAAAACTATATGGTAGAGAAACCGAAGTTAATCGCTTATTACAAGCCTTTGAGCGCGTCGCCAATGGCATATCAGAAATGATGTTAGTAGCGGGATTTTCCGGGATTGGTAAAACCGCTGTCATTAATGAAGTTCACAAACCAATTACCCGTCAGCAAGGCTATTTTATCAAAGGTAAATTTGACCAATTTAATCGGAATATTCCCTTCAGTGCCTTTGTCCAGGCTTTGCGAGATTTAATGGGGCAATTGTTATCAGAATCGGATGCAAAATTGGTACAGTGGCGCAGTCAAATTTTAGAAGTGATAGGAGAAAATGGACAAGTTTTGATTGAGGTAATTCCCGAACTAGAACGAGTGATTGGTAAACAACCCCCAGCACCGTCACTATCGGGAACTGCGGCACAAAATCGGTTTAATTTGCTGTTTCAAAAGTTTATTGCGGTGTTGACGACAGTGGAACATCCACTGGTGATATTTTTGGATGATTTACAGTGGGCAGATTTGGCTTCTTTTGGGTTAATTAAACTGTTGATGGAGGAGAAAAACTATCTGTTGTTGTTGGGTGCTTATCGGAATAATGAAGTGTCGCCCTCACATCCGTTAATGTTGATGGTGGAGGAGATGAAGAAGGCTGGGACGACGATTAATACTATTACTCTAGCACCCCTGACTGAGCAGGATACCAATCAGTTAGTAGCTGATACTTTACGTTGTAAAACCGAGCGAGCGCAACCTCTGACAAAATTAATTGAGCGTAAAACTCAAGGTAATCCGTTTTTTATTACCCAGTTTCTCAAGGCGTTATATGAAGATGGGGAAATTACATTTAATCATCAGCAAGGTTATTGGGAATGTGATATTACCCAAATTCGGGCGCTATCGCTAACTGATGATGTCGTGAAATTTGTCGCCAAACAGTTGCAGAAGTTACCTGAAGCAACGCAAAATGTTTTGCAGTTAGCTGCTTGTATTGGTAATGCTTTTGATTTAAACACTTTAGCTATAGTTTCTCAGCAGTCTGTCACGGCTACTGCAACCGCATTATGGAAAGCTTTGCAAGAAGGTTTGATTTTGCCCCAAAGTGAACTATATAAATTTTATTTGAGCAACACGCAAGCCAACGGCAATAATAGCCATATCAAAAATGTCACCTATAGATTTCTGCACGATCGCATTCAACAAGCTGCTTACTATTTAATTCCAAAAGACCAAAAAGCAGCTACTCATTATCAAATTGGACAACTGCTACTCCAGCATACCGACAAAGCAGAACTTGAAGAAAAAATCTTTGATTTGGTCAATCAATTTAAACTAGGAATCGATTTAGTTAACACTCAAGAGCAGAAATATTTAGCTGAATTGAACTTAATTGCCGGACGCAGAGCTAAGATGGCCACGGCTTACGCCACATCTGTCCAGTATTATGCAGCAGCTAGAAAATTGTTAGCCAATGATCATTGGCAAGAATCATATAACCTAATGCTGGCAATCTACACTGAAGCGACGGAAGCTGCTTATCTAAATACTGATTTTGAGCAGATGGAACAGCTATCGAAAATAGTACTAAGTAAAGTTAATAATATTTGGGATAGCGTACCTATTTATGAAATAAAAATTCAAGCTTGTATTGCCCAAAATCAACTGCGGTTAGGACTAGATATATCTGTGGCGGTTCTGCATCAGTTAGGGATAAATTTACCTACTCAACCAACTTACCAAGATATTAATCAAGCATTAGAGAAAACTCACTCAGTATTGGTGGGAAAAACCACCGCAGAATTACTCGATTTGTCTTTAATGACAGATACTCGCGCCCATGCTGCAATGCGGATTTTGTCGAGTACGTTTGGGGCTGCTTATAATGGCTGTCCGGAAATGTTGCCCTTAATCATTTGTGAGCAAGTTAATTTATCTATTCAACACGGTAATACAGCTTTATCTGCTTTTGCCTATGCAAGTTATGGTTTAATTCTTTGTGCTTTTACCAGTGCAGTGGAAACAAGCTATGAATTTGGGCAATTAGCTTTAAATTTAATGGATAAGTTATGCGCCCAACAACTGCGTGCCAAGATAGAAGCAGTATTTAATAATTGCATTAGACATTGGCAAGATCCTCTTACGGCTACGCTCACGTCTTTATTACAAGGCTACCAAAGTGGATGGGAAACAGGAGATTTGGAATGGGCTGTGTGGTGCATATTTGGCTATAGTTTCCATTCTTATTGCGCTGGCAAAGAATTAACGGTATTAGAACAAGAGTTAGCTACATATAGTAAGGCGATCGCCCAACTCAAGCAAACCACAGCACTTAATTATCAAAAAACCTATCACCAAGCTACTTTAAACTTACTAGGTTGTAGTGAAACTCCTTATCTGTTAATAGGGGATGTTTACAACGAAGACTTAATGTTACCCCGACATCAGGAAGTTAATGATCGTCCGGCTGTGTATCACGCCAAAATTAACAAACTGATTCTCTGCTACTTATTTGGTGAGTATGAGCAGGCGATCGCTGAGGCTGCTATAGCTGCACAATATTTAGATGGCGTTCCGGGGTTATTTGTCAGCGTTTTGCTGCCTTTTTACGATGCTTTAGCTCAGTTAGCTATGTTGAATCAAGGATTTGAAGGTGAAGCATCAGCTAGTTTAGAGCGCGTTCAACTTCATCAAGCAAAACTTCAGCAATGGGCAGATCTAGTTCCCCAAAATCATTTGCACAAATTTAACTTAGTAGAAGCCGAACGCTGCCGTGTTTTGGGCAAACCTTACGTTGCAATGGAATTATATGATCAGGCGATCGCCAAAGCTAAGGCAAATAATTATATCCAAGAAGAAGCATTAGCAAACGAACTCGCTGCCAAATTCTACCTCAATTGGCACAAAGAGAAAGTCGCCGCAGGTTATATGCAGGAAGCTTACTACTGCTATGCTCATTGGGGTGCAAAAGCCAAAACTGATGATTTAGAAAAACGCTATCCCCATTTATTGCGTCCAATTCTGCAAAAAACCACACAGAACTGGAATCCATTAGACACACTGGCGAGTATGGCTAACCCCAATGTTGTCATTCATTCTTCCTTGACAACTTCCCTTTCTTCTAGTTCATCAATTAATACAACTCTAGATTTTGCCGCCATTCTCAAAGCCTCTCAAACAATCTCTGGCAAGATTCAACTTAATGAACTACTGCACCAACTAACTCAGATAATTTTGCAAAATTCTGGTGGCGATCGCTGTGCCTTAATTCTGCTGAATAATCAAGGAGAATGGCTGTTGAGAGCCATTGCTACACCTGAGAACACAGAACTTTTTGCCGAACCTTTAGAAGGTCATCCCAATTTACCTGTCAAGTTAATCCAATATGTGAAAAATACTCAAGAAATTGTAGTGATTGATGAACTCAAAACCAATTTACCTGTAATTGATGAATATTTACGGCAACAACAACCAAAAAGTTTGTTGTGTTTACCCATTATTAATCAAGGACATTTAATGGGGATTTTATATTTGAAGAATCACAACACCAGCGGTGTGTTTACCAGCGATCGCATCCTAATTCTCAACTTTCTTTGTATTCAAGCTGCTATTTCTTTAGAAAATGCTCGCTTGTACCAACAAATCGAAAATTATTCTTGTATTTTAGAAGCAGAGGTAGAGCAAAAAACCCAAGCTCTCAACCAAAAAGCCCAAGATTTAGAGCAAACTTTAACAAAGTTACAACAAACTCAAGCCCAATTAATTCATACAGAAAAAATGTCATCTTTGGGGCAGTTAGTAGCAGGAATTGCTCACGAAATTAATAATCCAGTTAGTTTTATCAAAGGAAATATCACTTATACAAAAGGTTACTTCCAAGACATGATGAGTTTGCTGACACTTTATCAGCAAGAATATCCAGAACCTAGTCCAGCTATTAAAACCAAAAGTCAAGCTATTGAAATTGATTTTCTGTTTCAGGATGTGAATAAAGTTCTCGAATCAATGGATGTAGGGAGCGATCGCATCAGCCAGATTGTGTTAAGTTTACGCAATTTTTCGCGCGTGGATGAAGCGGGAATTAAACTGGTAGATTTACACAGTGGCATTGAAAGCACACTGTTAATTTTGCAACATCGCTTCCAATATGCGGCAAATCAACCCGAAATCCAGATAGTCAAGGAATATAGTAACTTACCTCTGGTGAATTGCTATCCTAGCCACTTAAATCAAGTTTTCCTGAATATTATCAACAATGCCATTGATGCTATACGAGATAATTTCCAATGCGGTGAAAAACCACAAATTCGGATTCGCACTGAATTAATAAACAATCAACGCTTACGCATTGCGATCACCAATACAGATAGTACAATTCCCGTAGATATTCAAAACCGCATCTTTGAACCGTTCTTTACGACAAAACCCATTGGTCGTGGTACAGGCTTGGGGTTATTTGTCAGCTATTCGATTATCCAACAACATCACGGCACTTTGACTGTGCGATCGCACCCAACTAAAGAAACAGAATTTGAGATTATTCTTCCTATTAACTTTGTTGAATAA
- a CDS encoding GAF sensor signal transduction histidine kinase produces the protein MATNDYDVSKSVQECHKQLGLAVQYQKILARILAKIRASINLESLCSTSCQDICRQLQIERVAIYQFNSDWSGSFINCLGFAEPPWDAMTAFGQDLVWQDSYLQETQGGRYRKNEPFAVADMYDAGHARCHIEVLEQFQIRAYAIAPIFIGAKLWGLLAAYQHSAPRQWDRNEVEFLAQAASHIGVAMQQAEIIEQTKQRTAELQDAIARQRALTEVVGNIRSSVNPEIILNTACQEVCKLLKLERAAVFRFDEDWSGEFVSQFGMVEAQWNRTSPFGKNLVWEDTHLQETKGGRYRNNESFAVNDIYQAGHSRCHIDILEQFKIRAYALAPIFTGTKLWGLIAAYQHSGTRQWANYEVEFLAQVGAQLGVAIQQAENLTQSKQQAIALQDAIARQRALTEVVGKIRSSLDIDLILKTTCQEVCKLLRVERVGVYRFHEDWSGEFVSHFGMVEAQWDSINPFGKNLVWEDTYLQETKGGRYRNNENFAVNDIYQAGHSRCHLDILEQFKIRAYVLTPIFVGRNLWGLLAAYQHSAPRHWDTVEVEFLGQVASQLGVALQGSQMVSQIQTRADEMHQSAEQRRILFDLVVKIRESLDLETILKTTVQEVRRSLTADRVGIFRFDPNVGFCSGEFIVEDVLPKFDSTLSIKVQDYCFGDQFAPQYRQGQLQVISDVNSIGSKVPHLDVIERFQVKAQIVVPLMEGDELWGLLCIHQCTHARHWEEEELEFVTQVAAQISVALHQANLFQQSSLLGQTREEANQLAQALNELRTAQMQIIHAEKMASLGQLVAGVAHEINNPINFIYGNLEHAHQYTQDLLHCVKLYRQYHPHPAPEIQEFFKKTEIDFLFDDLPKIFQSMQVGSERICEIVTSLRNFSRLDEADFKVANIHEGIDSTLMILQHRLKPSGDAAPIHVIKEYDSLPLIECYPGQLNQVFMNLLSNAIDVLEERNLKSAPEVIAAKPSEIRISTSILNKDWIVIRIADNGLGMQENILSRLFDPFFTTKVVGKGTGLGLSISYQIVTDKHNGKIYCHSEIGQGSEFVVELPIRQVTNSKSLAKVNLSEQK, from the coding sequence ATGGCAACAAACGATTATGATGTATCAAAATCAGTACAAGAATGTCATAAACAGTTGGGGCTTGCTGTTCAATACCAAAAAATCTTGGCCAGGATTTTAGCTAAGATTCGGGCATCTATAAATTTAGAATCTCTGTGTTCAACTTCTTGTCAAGACATTTGTCGGCAGTTGCAGATTGAGCGTGTGGCAATCTATCAATTCAATTCTGACTGGAGTGGTAGTTTCATCAATTGTTTGGGCTTTGCTGAACCACCTTGGGATGCAATGACAGCCTTTGGACAGGATTTAGTATGGCAAGATTCCTATTTGCAAGAAACTCAGGGAGGACGATATCGTAAAAATGAGCCGTTTGCTGTGGCTGACATGTACGACGCGGGTCATGCGCGTTGTCATATTGAAGTATTAGAACAGTTTCAGATTCGGGCTTATGCGATCGCACCTATTTTTATTGGTGCCAAACTGTGGGGTTTACTAGCTGCTTATCAACACTCTGCTCCACGACAATGGGATCGTAACGAAGTTGAATTTTTAGCCCAAGCTGCCAGCCATATTGGTGTGGCTATGCAGCAAGCAGAAATCATTGAACAAACCAAACAACGTACCGCAGAACTGCAAGATGCGATCGCTCGTCAACGTGCATTGACGGAAGTGGTCGGGAATATTCGCTCATCAGTAAATCCTGAAATTATTCTCAACACTGCTTGTCAAGAAGTCTGTAAGCTTTTAAAGCTAGAGAGGGCAGCAGTTTTTCGCTTTGATGAAGACTGGAGTGGAGAATTTGTCAGCCAATTCGGTATGGTCGAGGCGCAGTGGAATAGAACCAGCCCCTTTGGCAAAAACTTAGTTTGGGAAGATACTCACCTGCAAGAAACCAAAGGTGGGCGCTACCGCAACAACGAAAGTTTTGCCGTCAATGACATTTATCAAGCCGGACATAGCCGATGCCACATTGACATTCTTGAGCAATTCAAGATTCGGGCTTATGCCTTAGCGCCTATCTTCACCGGGACAAAACTATGGGGACTGATTGCAGCCTATCAACACTCCGGGACGCGCCAATGGGCAAATTACGAAGTTGAATTTCTAGCACAAGTTGGAGCGCAATTGGGTGTGGCGATTCAACAAGCTGAGAACTTGACCCAATCAAAACAACAAGCCATTGCCCTACAAGATGCGATCGCTCGCCAACGTGCATTAACAGAAGTCGTCGGCAAAATTCGCTCCTCCCTAGATATTGATTTGATTTTGAAAACTACATGCCAAGAAGTCTGTAAACTGCTGCGAGTGGAGCGAGTCGGAGTTTACCGTTTTCATGAAGATTGGAGTGGCGAATTCGTCAGTCATTTTGGCATGGTAGAAGCCCAATGGGACAGCATCAATCCTTTTGGCAAAAATCTCGTTTGGGAAGATACCTATCTCCAAGAAACCAAAGGTGGGCGCTATCGCAACAATGAAAATTTTGCTGTCAACGACATCTACCAAGCTGGACACTCGCGCTGTCACCTGGATATTTTAGAGCAATTCAAAATTCGCGCCTATGTATTAACCCCAATTTTTGTCGGACGGAATCTGTGGGGATTGCTGGCAGCTTATCAACATTCTGCACCACGCCATTGGGATACTGTAGAAGTAGAATTTTTGGGACAAGTAGCCAGCCAACTAGGAGTAGCACTTCAAGGTTCGCAAATGGTCAGCCAAATTCAAACTCGCGCTGACGAAATGCACCAATCGGCAGAACAGCGGCGGATTTTATTTGATTTAGTTGTCAAAATTCGAGAATCATTAGATTTAGAGACCATCCTGAAGACTACAGTACAAGAAGTGCGGCGATCGCTAACAGCAGATCGAGTCGGCATATTTCGCTTTGACCCTAATGTTGGTTTTTGCAGTGGTGAATTTATCGTTGAAGATGTGCTACCCAAATTCGATTCTACCTTGTCTATAAAGGTGCAAGATTATTGCTTCGGCGACCAGTTCGCACCGCAATATCGTCAAGGGCAATTGCAAGTCATTTCTGATGTCAACAGCATTGGTTCCAAAGTACCTCATTTGGATGTAATTGAACGCTTCCAAGTCAAAGCGCAGATTGTTGTGCCATTGATGGAAGGTGATGAATTATGGGGATTGTTGTGTATTCACCAATGCACCCATGCACGTCATTGGGAAGAAGAAGAACTAGAATTTGTCACCCAAGTAGCAGCGCAAATCAGTGTCGCTTTACATCAAGCCAACTTATTTCAACAATCTAGTTTGCTGGGTCAAACCCGTGAAGAAGCTAATCAACTCGCCCAAGCATTGAATGAGCTACGTACTGCCCAAATGCAAATTATCCACGCAGAAAAAATGGCTAGTTTAGGGCAATTAGTCGCGGGAGTTGCCCACGAAATTAACAACCCAATTAATTTCATTTACGGTAACTTAGAACACGCTCACCAATATACCCAAGATTTACTGCACTGTGTGAAACTTTATCGGCAATATCATCCTCATCCTGCGCCTGAAATCCAAGAGTTTTTCAAGAAGACTGAAATCGACTTCTTATTTGACGATTTACCAAAAATATTTCAGTCTATGCAAGTCGGTAGTGAAAGAATTTGCGAAATTGTGACATCGTTGCGAAATTTTTCCCGTCTAGATGAAGCTGATTTTAAAGTCGCAAATATTCACGAAGGCATTGATAGTACATTAATGATTTTGCAACACCGCTTGAAGCCTTCAGGTGATGCTGCTCCTATTCATGTTATCAAAGAATATGATTCCTTACCTTTAATAGAATGCTATCCCGGTCAGTTGAATCAGGTATTTATGAATTTGCTATCCAATGCGATTGATGTGTTAGAAGAGCGAAACTTGAAATCTGCTCCCGAAGTAATAGCCGCAAAACCTAGCGAAATTCGCATTTCTACTTCCATACTCAATAAAGATTGGATTGTTATTCGGATTGCTGATAATGGACTCGGTATGCAGGAAAATATCCTGTCTCGACTATTTGATCCCTTTTTTACTACTAAAGTTGTCGGTAAAGGCACAGGACTAGGACTTTCTATCAGCTATCAAATTGTCACAGATAAACACAACGGTAAAATATATTGCCACTCTGAAATCGGCCAAGGCTCAGAGTTTGTAGTTGAACTACCGATTCGTCAGGTGACGAATAGTAAATCGTTAGCTAAAGTCAATTTATCAGAGCAAAAATAA
- a CDS encoding UbiE/COQ5 methyltransferase, translating into MERVLEPEVMDTWEEAIDYDAMDFTEVNTAFAKEAIALCPTEQCLVLDAGTGTGRIPVLLGQMRPQWQLMAIDLAQNMLKIAAQHIQQAGLYEQISLALVDAKQLPYADGMFDLVISNSLIHHLPDPVPFFQEIKRVTKPNGGLLIRDLLRPADETTMNALVDSIGNEFDHRQQKLFRDSLHAALTLNEVNQLVTSVGLVGVKVYQSSDRHWTMERSCHVSI; encoded by the coding sequence ATGGAAAGAGTGTTGGAACCAGAAGTAATGGACACTTGGGAAGAAGCCATTGATTATGATGCAATGGATTTTACCGAGGTTAATACAGCGTTTGCCAAGGAAGCGATCGCTCTTTGTCCGACAGAACAATGTTTAGTGCTGGATGCGGGGACTGGTACTGGTCGCATTCCTGTTCTGCTCGGTCAAATGCGTCCCCAATGGCAATTGATGGCGATTGATTTAGCTCAAAATATGCTCAAAATTGCCGCGCAACATATTCAGCAAGCTGGATTGTATGAGCAAATTAGTTTGGCATTAGTGGATGCCAAACAGTTACCCTACGCAGATGGAATGTTTGATTTGGTGATTTCCAATAGCTTGATTCACCATTTACCTGATCCTGTGCCATTTTTTCAAGAAATTAAACGAGTCACCAAACCTAACGGCGGTTTGCTCATTCGTGATTTATTACGTCCAGCGGACGAAACCACCATGAATGCTTTAGTAGACAGCATTGGTAATGAATTTGATCACCGTCAGCAAAAATTGTTTCGTGATTCTCTCCACGCTGCACTCACACTAAATGAAGTGAATCAGTTGGTTACTAGTGTGGGTTTGGTTGGTGTGAAAGTATATCAATCAAGCGATCGCCATTGGACTATGGAACGAAGTTGTCATGTGTCTATTTAA
- a CDS encoding TPR repeat-containing protein, whose product MSDGEWKNNKNTSPTSVPTTRLTPIKRNTITHEFAPSAADAMFAEDSDTQLWEASELLRQGMQQQQAGELIAALKSLQKSLELFEVIGDIQQQEQALSFLAVVTYASGDYKSTISYAQQCLTLKKETPDPSIQMQAFSHLGNAYRHLNDHNKAIKYLEECLKITRNLQDKRSQVAALNNLGLVYKAAGN is encoded by the coding sequence ATGTCAGACGGTGAATGGAAAAATAACAAAAATACCTCTCCTACGTCAGTGCCTACAACCCGCCTTACGCCAATCAAGCGTAATACCATTACCCATGAATTTGCTCCAAGTGCGGCTGACGCAATGTTTGCTGAAGACAGTGACACTCAGTTATGGGAAGCATCTGAACTATTGCGCCAAGGAATGCAACAACAACAAGCTGGAGAACTGATTGCGGCGTTGAAGTCGTTGCAAAAATCTCTAGAGTTGTTTGAGGTAATTGGAGATATACAACAACAAGAGCAGGCACTTTCTTTTTTAGCCGTAGTCACTTATGCTTCTGGAGATTATAAAAGTACTATTTCTTATGCCCAACAGTGTCTAACCTTGAAAAAAGAGACACCTGATCCATCTATACAGATGCAGGCGTTTTCTCATTTAGGTAATGCTTACAGACACTTAAATGACCATAACAAAGCGATTAAATATTTAGAAGAGTGTTTAAAAATTACCCGCAACTTGCAAGACAAACGTAGTCAAGTTGCAGCATTAAATAACTTAGGATTAGTTTATAAAGCAGCAGGCAACTAG
- a CDS encoding phosphoribosyltransferase, producing MSFIVAANLSHDKNNALKKSMLHTPLFENRTQAGAELARVIQNVLTQQTTDFGIKPVPIVYALPRGGIPVAAPIAQLLDCPLTIVVAKKISHPDNPELAIGAVTAAGDVLWNQPKVCRWKYTSRWQETALNQAMNQAQELEAYFSSACPSVHPAGATLILVDDGIATGMTMAVAAITIKKLAPAAVWLCAPVAPLELVPWLQQWCDRLIFLETPEFFRSVSNFYTEFPQVETEEALVYLQAANK from the coding sequence ATGAGTTTTATTGTAGCAGCGAATTTAAGTCATGATAAAAACAATGCCCTCAAGAAAAGTATGTTACACACCCCTCTTTTTGAGAATCGTACCCAGGCGGGTGCAGAGTTAGCGCGAGTGATTCAGAATGTGCTGACTCAACAAACAACTGACTTTGGTATTAAACCTGTACCAATTGTCTATGCTTTGCCAAGAGGGGGTATACCAGTAGCAGCACCAATTGCCCAACTTTTAGATTGTCCTTTGACAATAGTTGTAGCTAAAAAAATTAGTCATCCAGATAACCCAGAGTTAGCAATTGGTGCAGTAACTGCGGCTGGTGATGTGTTGTGGAATCAACCAAAGGTTTGTCGCTGGAAATATACATCGCGCTGGCAAGAAACTGCACTCAATCAAGCGATGAATCAAGCTCAAGAGTTAGAAGCATATTTTAGTTCCGCTTGTCCATCAGTGCATCCAGCAGGAGCGACACTGATTTTAGTTGATGATGGGATTGCTACTGGGATGACTATGGCAGTAGCAGCAATTACTATAAAAAAGCTGGCTCCAGCGGCAGTTTGGCTATGTGCGCCAGTTGCACCACTAGAGTTGGTACCTTGGTTACAGCAGTGGTGCGATCGCCTGATTTTCTTAGAAACACCAGAGTTTTTCCGTAGTGTCAGTAATTTTTATACAGAATTTCCTCAAGTGGAAACGGAGGAAGCCCTAGTTTATCTCCAAGCAGCAAATAAGTAA